A single region of the Glycine max cultivar Williams 82 chromosome 20, Glycine_max_v4.0, whole genome shotgun sequence genome encodes:
- the CHI1B1 gene encoding chalcone--flavanone isomerase 1B-1: MATPASITNVTVEFLQFPALVTPPGSTKSYFLGGAGVRGLNIQEEFVKFTGIGVYLEDKAVSSLAAKWKGKSAAELLDSLDFYRDIIKGPFEKLIRGSKLRTLDGREYVRKVSENCVAHMQSVGTYSDEEEKAIEEFRNAFKDQNFPPGSTVFYKQSPTGTLGLSFSKDETIPEHEHAVIDNKPLSEAVLETMIGEIPVSPALKESLATRFHQFFKELEANPNIEN, encoded by the exons ATGGCCACACCAGCATCCATCACTAATGTCACTGTGGAGTTCCTTCAATTCCCCGCACTGGTGACACCTCCTGGCTCTACCAAATCCTATTTCCTTGGCGGCGCAG GGGTGAGAGGGTTGAATATTCAAGAAGAATTTGTGAAGTTCACGGGAATAGGTGTTTATTTGGAAGACAAGGCCGTGTCATCACTCGCTGCCAAATGGAAGGGCAAGAGTGCAGCTGAATTGCTCGACTCCCTTGACTTCTACAGAGATATCATCAAAG GCCCCTTTGAGAAGTTAATTCGAGGGTCAAAGTTAAGAACATTGGATGGTCGTGAATACGTAAGGAAGGTATCAGAGAACTGTGTGGCACATATGCAATCTGTTGGGACTTACAGTGATGAGGAGGAAAAAGCTATTGAGGAATTTAGAAATGCTTTCAAGGATCAAAATTTCCCACCAGGCTCCACTGTTTTCTACAAACAATCACCCACTGGAACATTGGGG CTTAGTTTCTCGAAAGATGAGACAATACCAGAACATGAGCATGCAGTGATAGACAACAAGCCACTTTCGGAGGCAGTGCTGGAGACTATGATCGGAGAGATTCCTGTTTCCCCTGCTTTGAAAGAGAGTTTGGCTACAAGGTTTCATCAGTTCTTCAAAGAGTTAGAGGCCAATCCCAACATTGAAAACTGA
- the CHI2-A gene encoding chalcone--flavanone isomerase 2-A, which produces MAMAFPSVTSVTVENVTFPPTVKPPCSPNTFFLAGAGVRGLQIHHAFVKFTAICIYLQYDALSFLSVKWKTKSTHQLTESDQFFSDIVTGPFEKFMQVTMIKPLTGQQYSEKVAENCVAIWRSLGIYTDSEAEAIDKFLSVFKDLTFPPGSSILFTVSPNGSLTISFSGDETIPEVTSAVIENKLLSEAVLESMIGKNGVSPAAKQSLASRLSHLFKEPGVCDPQSHK; this is translated from the exons ATGGCAATGGCATTTCCGTCCGTAACCTCTGTAACTGTGGAGAACGTGACATTCCCTCCCACCGTGAAGCCTCCCTGCTCCCCCAACACCTTCTTCCTCGCCGGCGCCGGCGTCAGGGGCCTCCAAATTCATCACGCTTTCGTTAAATTCACTGCCATCTGCATTTACCTCCAATACGACGCCCTTTCCTTCCTCTCCGTTAAGTGGAAAACCAAGTCTACTCACCAGTTAACGGAATCCGACCAATTCTTCTCAGATATCGTTACAG GTCCATTCGAGAAATTTATGCAGGTGACAATGATCAAACCCTTGACGGGGCAGCAATACTCAGAGAAAGTGGCAGAAAATTGTGTGGCCATTTGGAGGTCTCTTGGGATTTATACAGATTCAGAAGCCGAAGCAATAGACAAGTTTCTTTCTGTTTTCAAAGACCTAACATTCCCACCAGGCTCCTCTATCCTTTTCACTGTCTCACCCAATGGATCATTAACG ATAAGTTTCTCTGGTGATGAAACCATTCCAGAAGTTACGAGTGCTGTTATAGAGAATAAACTACTCTCAGAGGCTGTGTTGGAGTCAATGATAGGTAAGAATGGCGTTTCCCCTGCAGCAAAACAGAGTTTGGCCTCCAGATTATCTCACTTATTCAAAGAGCCTGGGGTTTGTGACCCTCAATCTCATAAGTGA